One window of the Tachypleus tridentatus isolate NWPU-2018 chromosome 10, ASM421037v1, whole genome shotgun sequence genome contains the following:
- the LOC143228872 gene encoding golgin subfamily A member 2-like isoform X5: MLNTFKTESSVSERNRNLSSTENLNQNTHQSNGLLSKTHAFLNGELEPGVPLKSSNADLTRKNRQLAHLLEGHRQANEQLEYQLQELVNFSQGPHSPLPKAKISRAQREFERERQDLKEKANRDQTTLKDQLQVHIQTIGILVAEKTELQSSVSQIQQTAKQRAVEIEELQGRLRASRQRVSDLERDLSNVSSSAQQLEKSSKESSKELDRLRLENYKLSKSNEELKHENYELTEKLNKKIIECQGQEKDLSNMSSKLAMAELHIKQLSLINETENPQQLEELHHAKIDLEKQVTKYRESVQKLTTERDQMSKYYQDYVQKLSQELALIRDELNQAIADKAALAKDKLSLLEKLELSENSKKTSQIQCQDLEELNQKLESLSTENGKLRKEIDSQIRDNTHMSHLLEERESKLEELESFLVRQQETQVDKSQLLQTMQSEKVAASRAVSQNRQLKEQLMELQDAFVKLNNDKLKLTDELHHEQHISKELGERLSEQEEELAEIKDQLSRKEKQLKILEQNAHKETFQHHQIVDRMRHYEAQGHLTEVLQEDLIKAQERIETLLTQNTELRMALAGQAEDMVKCVNETSVDKETDRKNDLVASLSASVRQLEMERDYLLHELKDQQNQREDLKSQMTDLNSRESNVVLKEDHESLKNSMKQLEEKFKKTMDHIAELSDQKQQLEHLVTQLQGETDTIADYITLYQVQRGIMRKRATEKDEYIAQLAKDREEMKARLSELQNLVMRLLEERKLLHNIAVEMPQNSNPSIERVVEVNDNSAAVFTDLPGNLSDVKVKDDQTARKIMNLFTEIESSNLIEKPVLDTFHPCPVCSGRLLTV, from the exons ATGCTGAACACATTCAAGACTGAGTCAAGTGTTTCTGAAAGAAATAG GAACTTGTCATCCACAGAAAATTTGAACCAGAATACACATCAGTCAAATGGTTTATTGAGTAAAACACATGCTTTCTTAAATGGAGAGCTTGAACCAGGAGTGCCATTGAAAAGCAGTAATGCTGATTTGACGAGAAAGAATCGACAACTTGCTCACTTGCTAGAGGGTCATAGACAAGCCAATGAGCAGTTAGAGTATCAGCTTCAAGAACTG GTGAACTTCAGTCAAGGTCCACACAGTCCTCTCCCA AAAGCAAAGATAAGTCGGGCTCAAAGAGAGTTTGAAAGAGAACGACAAGACTTAAAAGAAAAAGCCAATAGGGATCAAACTACACTAAAAGACCAGTTACAGGTTCATATACAAACCATTGGTATTTTAGTTGCAGAAAAAACAGAACTTCAGTCTTCTGTATCTCAGATACAACAAACAGCCAAACAGAGagctg tgGAAATTGAGGAACTGCAAGGAAGATTACGAGCATCACGACAGCGAGTTTCTGACTTGGAACGAGACCTATCTAACGTATCTAGTTCAGCTCAACAACTGGAAAAG AGTAGCAAGGAATCTTCGAAAGAACTGGATAGGCTGAGGCTCGAAAATTATAAATTGAG taaatCAAATGAAGAattgaaacatgaaaattatGAGTTAACTGAGAAACTAAATAAGAAG ATAATAGAGTGTCAAGGCCAGGAGAAAGACCTAAGTAATATGTCAAGTAAACTTGCAATGGCTGAACTTCATATAAAGCAACTTTCCCTCATTAATGAAACAGAGAACCCACAACAACTGGAAGAACTCCACCATGCCAAAATTGATCTTGAAAAACAAGTAACTAAG TACAGGGAGTCAGTTCAGAAACTGACAACAGAAAGAGATCAGATGTCAAAATATTACCAAGACTATGTTCAAAAGCTTAGTCAAGAACTTGCATTGATTAGAGATGAG TTGAACCAAGCAATTGCTGACAAAGCTGCCCTAGCTAAagataaattatcattattagAAAAGCTTGAACTTTCCGAGAATTCTAAGA AGACATCCCAAATTCAGTGTCAGGACCTTGAAGAGTTAAATCAGAAGTTAGAAAGTCTGAGTACAGAAAATGGGAAACTCAGGAAAGAAATTGATTCTCAA ATCAGAGACAACACTCATATGAGCCACCTGTTAGAAGAGAGAGAATCCAAGCTGGAGGAATTAGAATCTTTTCTTGTAAGACAACAGGAAACTCAGGTTGATAAAAGTCAGCTTCTTCAAACAATGCAGAGTGAGAAGGTGGCTGCTAGTAGAGCAGTGTCTCAGAACAGACAGCTTAAAGAACAGCTGATGGAACTTCAAGATGCCTTTGTTAAACTG aaCAATGACAAATTGAAGCTTACTGATGAGCTGCATCATGAACAGCATATCAGCAAGGAATTAGGAGAACGGTTGTCTGAACAAGAGGAAGAACTTGCTGAAATTAAAGATCAG CTTTCtcgaaaagaaaaacaactgaaaattctGGAGCAGAATGCACATAAAGAAACTTTTCAGCACCATCAGATTGTTGACAGGATGAGACATTATGAAGCTCAGGGGCACTTGACAGAAGTCCTGCAAGAAGACCTGATAAAGGCTCAA GAGAGGATTGAAACCTTGTTGACCCAGAATACCGAACTACGAATGGCCTTGGCTGGTCAGGCTGAAGACATGGTTAAATGTGTTAATGAAACATCTGTTGATAAAGAGACTGACCGAAAGAACGACCTG GTTGCTTCTCTATCAGCATCTGTCAGACAGCTAGAGATGGAAAGAGACTACTTGTTGCATGAGCTGAAAGATCAACAGAACCAAAGAGAGGATCTAAAGTCTCAGATGACAGATTTGAACAGCAGAG AAAGTAACGTAGTTCTTAAAGAAGACCATGAATCATTGAAGAATTCTATGAAACAACTTGAG gaaaaatttaagaaaacaatggACCACATTGCTGAACTATCTGACCAAAAGCAACAATTAGAGCATTTGGTTACGCAGCTACAAGGAGAAACAGACACAATAG ccGACTACATAACTTTGTATCAAGTGCAGCGAGGAATCATGAGGAAACGTGCAACTGAAAAAGATGAGTACATTGCCCAACTGGCAAAGGACCGAGAAGAAATGAAG GCTAGACTTAGTGAACTGCAGAATCTGGTCATGAGACTGCTAGAAGAAAGGAAACTGCTACATAACATTGCTGTTGAAATGCCACAAAACAGTAACCCCTCCATTGAGAGGGTTGTGGAAGTGAATGACAACAGTGCAGCAG ttttcactGACCTTCCTGGGAATCTTAGTGATGTCAAAGTTAAGGATGATCAGACGGCCAGGAAGATCATGAACTTGTTTACAGAAATAGAGAGTTCTAACCTCATAGAAAAACCAGTCCTTGACACATTCCACCCGTGCCCTGTTTGCTCTGGAAGACTCTTGACTGTTTAA
- the LOC143228872 gene encoding golgin subfamily A member 2-like isoform X6, producing MLNTFKTESSVSERNRNLSSTENLNQNTHQSNGLLSKTHAFLNGELEPGVPLKSSNADLTRKNRQLAHLLEGHRQANEQLEYQLQELKAKISRAQREFERERQDLKEKANRDQTTLKDQLQVHIQTIGILVAEKTELQSSVSQIQQTAKQRAVEIEELQGRLRASRQRVSDLERDLSNVSSSAQQLEKSSKESSKELDRLRLENYKLSKSNEELKHENYELTEKLNKKIIECQGQEKDLSNMSSKLAMAELHIKQLSLINETENPQQLEELHHAKIDLEKQVTKYRESVQKLTTERDQMSKYYQDYVQKLSQELALIRDELNQAIADKAALAKDKLSLLEKLELSENSKKTSQIQCQDLEELNQKLESLSTENGKLRKEIDSQIRDNTHMSHLLEERESKLEELESFLVRQQETQVDKSQLLQTMQSEKVAASRAVSQNRQLKEQLMELQDAFVKLNNDKLKLTDELHHEQHISKELGERLSEQEEELAEIKDQLSRKEKQLKILEQNAHKETFQHHQIVDRMRHYEAQGHLTEVLQEDLIKAQERIETLLTQNTELRMALAGQAEDMVKCVNETSVDKETDRKNDLVASLSASVRQLEMERDYLLHELKDQQNQREDLKSQMTDLNSRESNVVLKEDHESLKNSMKQLEEKFKKTMDHIAELSDQKQQLEHLVTQLQGETDTIADYITLYQVQRGIMRKRATEKDEYIAQLAKDREEMKARLSELQNLVMRLLEERKLLHNIAVEMPQNSNPSIERVVEVNDNSAAVFTDLPGNLSDVKVKDDQTARKIMNLFTEIESSNLIEKPVLDTFHPCPVCSGRLLTV from the exons ATGCTGAACACATTCAAGACTGAGTCAAGTGTTTCTGAAAGAAATAG GAACTTGTCATCCACAGAAAATTTGAACCAGAATACACATCAGTCAAATGGTTTATTGAGTAAAACACATGCTTTCTTAAATGGAGAGCTTGAACCAGGAGTGCCATTGAAAAGCAGTAATGCTGATTTGACGAGAAAGAATCGACAACTTGCTCACTTGCTAGAGGGTCATAGACAAGCCAATGAGCAGTTAGAGTATCAGCTTCAAGAACTG AAAGCAAAGATAAGTCGGGCTCAAAGAGAGTTTGAAAGAGAACGACAAGACTTAAAAGAAAAAGCCAATAGGGATCAAACTACACTAAAAGACCAGTTACAGGTTCATATACAAACCATTGGTATTTTAGTTGCAGAAAAAACAGAACTTCAGTCTTCTGTATCTCAGATACAACAAACAGCCAAACAGAGagctg tgGAAATTGAGGAACTGCAAGGAAGATTACGAGCATCACGACAGCGAGTTTCTGACTTGGAACGAGACCTATCTAACGTATCTAGTTCAGCTCAACAACTGGAAAAG AGTAGCAAGGAATCTTCGAAAGAACTGGATAGGCTGAGGCTCGAAAATTATAAATTGAG taaatCAAATGAAGAattgaaacatgaaaattatGAGTTAACTGAGAAACTAAATAAGAAG ATAATAGAGTGTCAAGGCCAGGAGAAAGACCTAAGTAATATGTCAAGTAAACTTGCAATGGCTGAACTTCATATAAAGCAACTTTCCCTCATTAATGAAACAGAGAACCCACAACAACTGGAAGAACTCCACCATGCCAAAATTGATCTTGAAAAACAAGTAACTAAG TACAGGGAGTCAGTTCAGAAACTGACAACAGAAAGAGATCAGATGTCAAAATATTACCAAGACTATGTTCAAAAGCTTAGTCAAGAACTTGCATTGATTAGAGATGAG TTGAACCAAGCAATTGCTGACAAAGCTGCCCTAGCTAAagataaattatcattattagAAAAGCTTGAACTTTCCGAGAATTCTAAGA AGACATCCCAAATTCAGTGTCAGGACCTTGAAGAGTTAAATCAGAAGTTAGAAAGTCTGAGTACAGAAAATGGGAAACTCAGGAAAGAAATTGATTCTCAA ATCAGAGACAACACTCATATGAGCCACCTGTTAGAAGAGAGAGAATCCAAGCTGGAGGAATTAGAATCTTTTCTTGTAAGACAACAGGAAACTCAGGTTGATAAAAGTCAGCTTCTTCAAACAATGCAGAGTGAGAAGGTGGCTGCTAGTAGAGCAGTGTCTCAGAACAGACAGCTTAAAGAACAGCTGATGGAACTTCAAGATGCCTTTGTTAAACTG aaCAATGACAAATTGAAGCTTACTGATGAGCTGCATCATGAACAGCATATCAGCAAGGAATTAGGAGAACGGTTGTCTGAACAAGAGGAAGAACTTGCTGAAATTAAAGATCAG CTTTCtcgaaaagaaaaacaactgaaaattctGGAGCAGAATGCACATAAAGAAACTTTTCAGCACCATCAGATTGTTGACAGGATGAGACATTATGAAGCTCAGGGGCACTTGACAGAAGTCCTGCAAGAAGACCTGATAAAGGCTCAA GAGAGGATTGAAACCTTGTTGACCCAGAATACCGAACTACGAATGGCCTTGGCTGGTCAGGCTGAAGACATGGTTAAATGTGTTAATGAAACATCTGTTGATAAAGAGACTGACCGAAAGAACGACCTG GTTGCTTCTCTATCAGCATCTGTCAGACAGCTAGAGATGGAAAGAGACTACTTGTTGCATGAGCTGAAAGATCAACAGAACCAAAGAGAGGATCTAAAGTCTCAGATGACAGATTTGAACAGCAGAG AAAGTAACGTAGTTCTTAAAGAAGACCATGAATCATTGAAGAATTCTATGAAACAACTTGAG gaaaaatttaagaaaacaatggACCACATTGCTGAACTATCTGACCAAAAGCAACAATTAGAGCATTTGGTTACGCAGCTACAAGGAGAAACAGACACAATAG ccGACTACATAACTTTGTATCAAGTGCAGCGAGGAATCATGAGGAAACGTGCAACTGAAAAAGATGAGTACATTGCCCAACTGGCAAAGGACCGAGAAGAAATGAAG GCTAGACTTAGTGAACTGCAGAATCTGGTCATGAGACTGCTAGAAGAAAGGAAACTGCTACATAACATTGCTGTTGAAATGCCACAAAACAGTAACCCCTCCATTGAGAGGGTTGTGGAAGTGAATGACAACAGTGCAGCAG ttttcactGACCTTCCTGGGAATCTTAGTGATGTCAAAGTTAAGGATGATCAGACGGCCAGGAAGATCATGAACTTGTTTACAGAAATAGAGAGTTCTAACCTCATAGAAAAACCAGTCCTTGACACATTCCACCCGTGCCCTGTTTGCTCTGGAAGACTCTTGACTGTTTAA